In Miscanthus floridulus cultivar M001 chromosome 8, ASM1932011v1, whole genome shotgun sequence, the sequence AGCAAAAAACTCAGAGGCTTCACCAAAATATATCATATTAAAAATTTTGGTGAGTAGAAAACTCTTATGTGACATTCCTATTGCCACGTAACTCAATTTCACCCATGTAGAGTATTAGGACAATAAACTTTTCCACCCATTTTTTATAAACATAATTGTCCACTTAATGAAATTCTAAACCATAGTGGGCTATGTTTTTAGTTTAAATCTTTTAAAACTACCTTTGAAGTCACGCTAAGAATTGTAGACCCTTTATAGCCTACTAGTTTGACTTCATCAGGAAACTTATTAACACCCACACTTTATATATACTTATGGACCTAAACTCATAAAATTGCTTAGTTTATAATAACAAAATTCCTCTTCTGATGTAATCATCTTATAGATTTATCATGGATCACAAGCAGATTAATAACAGTAGAGGTTTACTTATGTGCCTACTTATCAACTAATGGTTGCTACATATATCTGTTGTGGCTTACTAATTGACTCTTAAAAATCCACAATAGAAGCTGTAATAATTTAAATAGCGGTATAGTAACGACTTATGGCACAAACTAAGATATTTATGTCTTCTTGAGTCATTGATACAGAAAATTGTATCTCTCTAATATTTAATCTTCCTCCTTTGTGAACTCCCACTGATTTTTGCATTCTCTAGAAACACATCATATCTTAACAACTTAGTGAAACAATTATAACCGTAGAAAAGCAATCCCTTGAACTTTGCTCCCACTGATTTTTGTGTTCTCTAGGAACATAATCAGGGTGCCATGTGGATAGCTCATGTACTTAGAATCTCATTTCTTATCCTTAGCTTGATGGTACATAGGTCTTGCTAAGGTTTTGCCTAGTAAAACTTTTATGGTCAAATATTCATCAATAAGAATTGGCCAGAATGACAAACATCGGGCATATAAGTCTCCAAAAATAAGCTCTATGAACAAGTCTAATCAGCTTTGGCTAGAAATAGTGAAAGCAAGCCATACTTCAATTAGAGACTAATGTTGGGTTGAGGGACAAAATTAGTATGATTTTCTTATTATTATTTCTCAAGTCCCATGCTTTCTTATTTGAATAGAGCATCTCTTTCCTGATGAGATAGTCTATTCTCCCCTTCAAAATGTGGCTTAACTGTAGTGACACAATTTCGACAAGTTCTCATCACCTGACTAAACATTAACTTAAAGATAATAACATAAGGAAACTCATATAACAGGAAATAAATCTCTGTCAATTAATAAGATAAATCATAATAGAATAAATTTGATGTATTCATAAACTCCAAACTAAAGAATATTTGTTCAAAATATAAAGTATCTCATACTAAGATGGCATAAGCATCATTAAGAACTAAGTTTAAAACTAATCTAATGCGAACCTCCAAGGCTCGACTTCATCTTTATTCCATCAATGGCTCCTTAGACTTTGCTCCCCTTGCTACCCTAGTTTGGCAAGACCCGAGGAgaagttaagatatgcattatttCACCTTAGTTAATCCACCATATGTTGGGGAAATATCTTAAGTAAAACTTATGAAACAACTTAAGTTACCTGTCTTTCGAAGCCATTCTTATACTTATCATCAATTTGATAACTTGCAAAATTTGCAGACCATTGGAAACTTATCATTTTGAGCATGTTTGGTATGGTTTTCTGGCATAGAACTCTTAAGGCAATTTACCATAAACTCATCAGACACATGCAATCCAAGTGCCTTCAATTCATAAGCCATATCAAACAAGCTTTTAACATGGTTACCCAGGCCACTTATCCCATCATAATGGGAATTAATTAAGTTATCAAAGAGGAAAACCTTTCTAAAATGTGCTTTTATGGAGTTGTGAAGCTCCTTAGCACTTAATTCCCTATTATCCTTTTCAGTTGGGAAAAAACTCCTCATATCAAAAGAGATTGAGCATCTTATGATTATTTTGCAATCCTATTGGATTTCTTCTATTTTTCTAATTTAGGAGTGTACTTCTTCATCCTCTCAATATAGTAATCATAAATAGGAGAAGGAGCATGTGGTTTTTCCTCATTAAGCTCATAATCAAGGTCCAACTCCTTAAGAATAGCATGCACTTGATTATTCCAAGTAGAAAAATTAGTGCAACTTAGGGGTTCTACGTTTCTTATATAGTTTGCATAATTTATTAAAATTTTTTTTTGAAGCAAAATAATGTCTCAATTAGTAAGCTGTATATAAGATGTACTTAAAGCATGAAGTTAAAACAATGTTGGTCAGTACTAACAACATGCTTAAGAACTTTCATTtgcatcaccattgggcagaaaccAAAATTCATCTTAAATAACTCATAAttaaagtcaacgtcagtcagaaattaattatgagtaatCTCTAGTTAAACTTCTCGTTGGTTCCATTCAACCAGAGACCATCCTATTACACAGTGGTGGATAtaatgtatatataaatataaatacttTTTATTAAATGCAAAACATAATCTTAGAGCATCAATATAAAACATAATAATGCTCAAGAAAACATAGAATTAATACTGGAACTAAAACTAAAAACTCAAACTTAATACTTATTTAAATagtgcataaaactaactaagtaaaatgctctaaagaaaaaattcTTAAACTTAAATATTCTCAGCAACATATTTCTGAAAACATACTTAGATTAACTTAAAGATTACTAAATAAAATGGATAATAAACTTTATATGAAATGGGAATAAATATCATCATGAGGGCATTAAACTTATATATATAGTTGCTAAGAAAGAACTAAAAAACTAAACATAAATGAATGGTAATTCTTAGGAAAAGTGTTCCATGTAAACTTAAATACCCCAAAACTCATTAAATAAAACAAAAATGAACTTATTAGTAGTTGGGGAATGAACATAATTATTTGGGAAATAAACTTAATGTGTACGCCTATGCTTATAATGAAACTCAATTCAGCCACATTGAAATAGCCTGACTAATGGAGTGACGGCCAGCCATCATGTGGTCAGCTGCCGCCCCATTTCACGCTCGCCTATACATCAATAGGCCGGCTAACGGCCCATTCTCTTTCCAGCTAATGCGCGAGTTGTGTGATCCGTTGGATAGATAGATCAGCGGCTGGGAGATGTCAAAGGCAAATGACGATCACATACTTAAACCACTCTAAAAAACCCTAGCTGCATTCCCCACTCTCTTCTTATTTTCACTCCCCTTGTTCCAGCCAGCTCTCCTGCTCGGCTGCTGCTCTACAACACAATGTCGCTCCCGCTCGAAGCCACAGGCACaacgtgaaagctctagtttggttttggtgaattgatgaaacactaagtactaacctagtttatcaaagtgattatgagataggtagcactactccaagtggtgaagcaaatgaagatcatgacatgatgatggtattgccatggtgatgatcaagtgcttggacttgaaaaagaagtaaaaggaaaataaaaggctcaaggcaaaggtataagtggtaggagcattTTTGTTTCGgggatcaagacacttagcgagtgtgatcacatttaggttcgataaacatactattaagatgggtgaaactcgtatcaaaatgcggttgtcaaagtgccactagatgctctaacttattgcatttgcatttaggatctagtggagtgctaacacccttgaaaatgtttgtgaaaatatgctaacacgtgcacaaggtgatatacttgctggttggaacatttgagcaagggcgaagatagagttgaaaaggagttagtcacgctggtcacagagtAACCGTACGCGTCCGGTATGGCGATCGAACGTGTCCAGTATtaatgaccggactctagctcaAAGGAACGACCGGATGCTAAGAAGTTACTGTTCAATGTTCACTCAATGTGAGCTAGCTCGGTTCAGGTTTGTAGAGAAgcgaccagacgcatctggtcaccACACCGAACACATCCGGTGTGAACCAGCAACTCTTGGGTTTCAGCGCTATAATTGATCAGACTCtgggagcgtccggtccggtgtgatcggacacgtctggtcggccCAGAGTAGCtatgggagctctctagacttgacCAGACGCTAAGTCTCCTGCGTCCGGtccagtgtgaccagacgcattcggtcaacctagagcggctctgggagctctctgaactcgaccggacgctacccgccctacgtccagttgtccacaccggacgcgtccggttgtagTTGAGTGTGGTACTCGTGGCAGCAATGGCTACttcgtttgaatgggacacgtggcgaTCAGACagtgaccagacacgttcggtcaccCACCGGACGTGTCAGGTGCACacgacctacgcgtccggtcgacGTGTAGTcaacccaataattgagccaacggctctattatttgggggtgtctataaataccatttagccagctctagctcactctcttggacatttgcattgacatagcaaccttgtgagcttagccaaagccctcccactcatctccatcattgattcatcatctttgtgagattgggagagaatccaagtgcattgcttgagtgtttgcatatagagtcacttggtgttcgtgtttcactacgggatttgcttgttactcttggtggttgccgccacctagacggcttggagtagcgaggatcatcgagcggaggttggtgattatctccagctccgatcagggtgattgtgatgggttcttgaccttttcctggtggagagccaaaaggtactctagtaaattgctcatggcttgagtgatcctcatcttatgttggttgtgcagcaccctattgagggtttggcgggtgatgccaatcagctcgtgaacctccaagtgagtgaatcgccacaatgaggactagcttgccgacaagcaagtgaaccttgataaAAAAATTGTGTCATCTTTTGATTCCGAgctgattggtcttcattgatattcattcttatgattgattggttcattccttgactcgatggtataaccatcttgctcactttctctttacattaccgcaacctagttgtcaagctctttagtgtagctagttgtgagagcttttagtttggttagtgtgtctctttagttagccaTTGAGAGCACACTAAATTAGTGTagggacatagccattgtgtggatagagactatataaactataattatggtaggtggcttgcattttttagtaggctagcgcaacactcgcttcgcctcatatttgtctaaccggtttgctaagtgctgttgtagaaatttttaataggctattcacccccctctagccattaggacctttcacaacgGCGCTCGGCTCGCCAGCGTGCGCGTACGGCAGGGTCGCGTGAGGCAGGGCCGCGCGTGGCTCCATAGAGTTCTGCAGCCGGGTGCCCTCATGTGGCGTGGTAATGGCGACCCAAAACCGGCCGAGCGATAGTGCGATGCACGCTAGGCGCGGCACCCATGCGGGAAGGTGCAAGCGCCAGTGCTCCTCAAGGCTGCAGTGACGGCGGCACTCCTGAAGTCCGACAAGTCAACGCAGCAGTGCTGTGAGACCAGCGTGGCGGTGGCTACTACCCGAGGCCCTCATGCACGCAACGCAGGGTGGCGGTGCCCTTAAGCCACCACGGCGGCATTGGCGACCCGGCCAACAACACGGGTACGAGCCACGTGCATGCACGGGTGGGGGCGGCACAGCCGGTAGCGGCGACCCGACCTACAACGCCGGGTATGAGCCACGCGGGTGCACGCTCCATGTCTGATCTTAGGGTTAGTGTTCCTGATTTGGGGAAAGAATTTTTGGGGATTTTGTTTATCGCTACTGATTTGATTCAATCCCCTCCTAAATGCTCAACTCGGATTAATTTTGGTGGAAAACACCCTTAATCGTAGGAAAATATAAACTAATTCGAGGCTAATTGCTTAGATGAATTCTTAATCTGAGATTGAATGCGTCTGATCTTATCTAACTGGGCACTTATGGCTTCCTCAAAAGTAATTAAGACTTAATCACTTAATCAAGCGAGAAAAATTGTCTTGTGCATGTTACTGGAATCATCATTAGACCATAATTATACATCTACTTAGCGAACTGAAACTGCGTATGCACGATCCAAAATTACGGCCAATAAACATGTGTTATGAAACAATCTTACTTAGTACTCATTTGTACTTAAACACGAAAATAGAACTAATCTTAATACTAATGGCCCTTTAGAACTGACGTAACAATCACGAAACGGATATGCTTTGAGTGCTAATGTCCAACTTAAAATATAGTAGATAAAAATTGAATGGATCTTGACAGAGGCATAAAACTAATACACTCTGGCCTAGGATCATGTTAGGATCTCAGCAAGCTCTTGATACCGATTGTTGAATTAAAACTTAGCCTAACAGGATCTTATCTTAGCCTAAATATGATCACTAATTAAATCTTATGCGGAAATTAATCTGATACTAACCAGAGTTTGTAGATGCCATCTGAGTGCCTCCGTAAACGTAGAAGAGTTGATGTAGATGAAGTAGATCTTAGTCTTCACAAGATTGAGGCTTGATGCTCCTAGTTGGTGAAGAACGCGATATAGATCTGCAACAGTACCTGGATGTGGGTAGCCGGCCTTCCGAAACCCTCCAACGCCTAATCGATCAGTTATGTTAATAGTCACATGGATTAGAGAGCTTGTGACATCAGCGGCGCCTCTCTTATTTATAATTTCGTTGTGGGTCAGGGGGGCAAACCCTTAGAATTTTAAGGGTTGCCGCCGATCACGGCAGTTCTTATTTAGTTGAAAATAAATAACAAGTGGGTGGACCAAAAGCTTAACGTTTAATTAATCTCGTAATTAGGTTCAGGATTAGCCGAACCGATCACATTCCAACAGTAGAGAACAACAACCTGGCATATACCCAGGCGCAGGCCTTCCCTTCCTGGCGCAGTGTTTTCGGCCGGCCATGGGAGACGATGTCTGAAACGACGACGAGACGACCTCCTCCTGGTGTCGACGAGGTGGTTGTGGTGCGGTGAACGCCGTGGCCACGACGGGCAGGGTAGACTGGGGTCCGGCATGGCGTGGTGGGGGATGGGGCGCGGCACAACGCAGGATGGGCACTCGTGGTGGGGGCTGGCCACAGCGGCGAGGTGGAGAGGGATGGGCGGACGGTGGCACGGCGCGGTGACTGCGCGAGACGGAATTGAGATTTTTTTTATGAGAGAAACGGGTGAGGTGGAGTGGGAAGCCGCATCCGGATGGGATGGACACCCGTGTCTAAgtgtttccatttttattttattttatttgaccCAGAGGGAATGTGCTTAACGGAAATATTACTACTCCATCCATGTGCTaaagtgaagaaaaaaaaaatgagtCAAACGCTTGCTTGTTGTTGCGGTGGGCTCATCACCGAGTGAAAGACTTGCTTGTTGGTGCGATGggctcatcaccttcttgcattGGCAGGCAGTTGACGCCATCCCGTAGGGATTCTGTTTGCGGAGCCGTCCAATAATAACGCGCATGAATGCAATGCACGCCGGCCAGGTAGGTCAGCAGATCACAGCAGCATCCCAATTCGCAACGTACGCGTGCTCAGATCGATATGATATCGATCGAGGTGAGCTGGTTGCTGGTACTACCGGTAGTAGCTTGAAGCAAACAAAAGTTCCTGCTGGCTGGCGGTGTGGCAATGTATAGCAAGATGGCATAATGCAAGTACTCGTTCAGCTAGCATCATATCTCTCCTGACGCAATAGGTGAGGATTGCATGCATTCATCTGTGTATCCTCACCAGCCAGGCAGGCAGCCACACACATTCCAAGCCTTGAGCCGATTTAGGGAGTGTTTAGGACTACCGCTCCAATTTTTATAGCTCTGCTTCACTAACTCCACCAGGGAGCAGTTCCACTATGGAGTTTGTGGATCAGGTGGTATTGTTTGGCATACAGCCTAGCTCCAGCTCCAGAAATAAATTGTTTCCATGCAAATTGTCTATTATGCCCCTAATTTACGTTTGTTCATTCAAGTAGTGTAAAGCCTATTGAAACCAACTGCTAGCTATAAAAAATTGTACTTAATTTTTTTGAGAACAAAAAGTATATTTTGGATAAATAATTTCATCATTCAGATACAAataattgtgcaataaattgcaacGTGAGTGATAGGAAACTAAACAAAGGCACTTTCTTCCTTCCAGTGGCCACCGTAGCCTACAAGGAAGAGCCGCGTTGGTTGTCGGGCGGAAAGGAAGCGCCGCATACAGAGGAAAACGAACCAGTATAGTCATCAATGAGTGTAGGGGGGTAATTATCCCCCAACTTCATGTGGGAGTACAAAACTCTAAAAAGTGGAGTACCTCTTGATGAGGTGCTCCAGAAAAAACGTGGAGTTAGCCTCTAGCTTCATCTTTTTTTTGGAGCGGAGTTCTTAGAGCTGAGGGTGTTTGGCAACACAGAGCTGAAGCGGAACTGTAAAAACAGGAGCGAAACAGTTCCAAACACCCTCTTAGGCAGGCTTCTCTCcccacacacacaacacaagctaTTGAGGAAGGCAAACCTTTTTTCCCTCTATATGCGCTAGACAAAGGAAGCTTCATTCCGGTATAAAATAATGTCCCAGCCTCTGAACCATGCAGGTGCGTACGTGTAGCCACTATATATTGCAAAAGAAAATAAAGGATCAGAAAATTTGTATCTCGACGTGTAGCTGAAGATTGGCATGCAGAGCAAAGGCAAAGCATTCTACTTCAGCTAGATATATATTACTAGTGTCAGGGCGCGCGCATTCGCGCGCCCGGGGATAAGTGTGGGTATAGAATGTGATGCACGCGCTCGGGGATAAGTGTGGGTGTAGAATGTGCCGTGAAGCAGGTCTATTTATATAGATTACCGAAAGGCATGCCTATAACCAGCATGGTAGGGCATCAGAGCATTATACAAGCAAGGTTCACATAAATAGCATGGTGCATCATATACTGAATATTACACGGTTCTGTTTAGTACTAAACACACAAGACTCAGAAGTCCACTATAGGTTGCAATGTACATAGGGATTACACAGTTGTCTTTAGCACTAAACACACAAGACTCAGAATTTAGGTATGTAAAGTCGCGCGCCAATGTTGAGTCATTTTGCGAAAACTAAAAAGGCAAATGTTGGAATGGAACATGGATGCCCGTGTAAACTGAGACACTCCATGGAATTGAGTGAAGGAAAACATGTAGAATTAGATACGATCAGATATGTAAGCCAAATAGGTTGGCAGGACGGCCTGGTTTTGGCGTAGCTGGAATTAGAACCATATGTATTAACCTGCAGGAACCACAATCAAACAGCTGTATTATGAGCAGAGGATACATAAATTGTTCTAAGTCAACCAAATGTAGCAAATGCAGTGGACATAGGCTATGGATAGGTCTGTGGGTGTTAAAATAAACGGGAAGCATTCATCCATAGAAGAAGGGTATTGTGTggcaaaaaaaagagaaagaatttggcttggaAGCAAAATGGAAGTGCTAGATGTAAATAATAGAAGGCAAGATAAAGTATTGTACTAACTTAACATCTAGTCGTTGAGCAGCTATAGCGGATAAAGGGGACAATTTCCTACAAACTCAGGTATTTCTTGGTGATTTCTTAAATAATTGATGAACAGTAACGCACTTTGGCAAAAAAATAGCGTGCAAAATTAAGCAAAGCAAGTCACTACCTGCAGCACAATTAATAGTAGTGCCTTTTTTCACTCACTGTGCTGTGGCCATTCATAACTGAACATCTAAGAAGTAAAAATGAGGGAGCAAGAGAGATTGTGCCAGTTTATGCAGGTTTTGTTCAGTGTGTAATAACAGGTTGTGTTCAGGAGGACACATGCAGCCAAACCAATTTATTCAATCAGACTTGAATGTACGGAAGCCATCGTGAAATAGATCTGAAGAAGCAGGCAGCCATACCTTACAAATAAACTGCCAATCAAATTATATGTGAACCAGAAACGAGATCCGTCAGATCAGATACTCTTTCTCCAACTGTTCAGCTGTCGCTGTATATCACCAGTGGATTGTTGAAATGGGCTACGTAGATAAGCCTGAAACCAATGAAAAGAAATCGCACCACTTAGACCATAGTAATTGAATTTAAATTCAGTCAAAAAGTTAGACGTCGACAATTTCTCAGATTGAGGTTTGGCCCCAACATTTATGAAAGCAGAGATGATAGACACTGTAAGATGTAAATTGAGGTGGGTAGCTGTATGAATGCGAACTCATTCTGTTAGCCTACATTCACCTAAACAATGAAAGTCAACAGAGAGATTGGAAAATACCTTTGTTTCCCGAATAAGGTAGCAGAAAGTAGGTGTGCGCCATCGCGCACACAGGCAGGTTGCAAAAAGACCTCGAATCTGGAGAATATatagattataaaaaataagaagGTAGATATATAAATCTAAGATGTGCATATTACATATGTTGTTCAAGGTTTCAAAGAGCCGAGGATGGTGCATAGGTTTATATTACATGCACTGTCACTGGAGTAGAGAAACCGGGAAAAAAAACAGAATAATGGATGCAAAGATATGGCCAAATCAAGTCTCTGTTCAGAGAATGAACTACTCGAGAAACAACTGGGAATAAAGCTTTGTATTGAGCTGTTGAACTAAGACGAAATGAGCATTAAATGATCCTCCAAAGGCAAGAAAATCGAATGCGAGTGTACTCACCAGAGGCGTCAGTGTTTGGTATTTGTTGGTCCATGTAAACATGCTCGAGAAGTTCATGCGCTTTTGTGTAGTCGTTTTGTTTCAACCGGAGCAGTTCCTTGTGGTACTTCTGAGAGAGTGCAAATTCCTGTCAGTATCAAAAAGGAATCTTAGCGACACAATGATACCGAGCACAGGAGGAGCCGCGGACCGGCGGCAGGAAGCGGCGTCGGGGCGGAACCTACGCCGGTGGCCACAGGGAGGCCCGCTTGGGACGTGCTGTGCCCGGGGACGGCCACCGTCGGGGCGCACGCGCTTGCCGCAGCCCAGGGACGCGGTCGCGCCGGCAGCTCGTTGCGCGGTGGCCTCGTGGCCCCGGCAGCGAGCCGCGCGGCCATCCAGTGGCGCTTGGCCCGGCCGGCACGCCACCAGgtcgggagagagggagagggagagagaggaagggaaggGCGGACGCGGCGGGGGGCGACGCCTGCGGGAGAAGAGGCATCTGGGATCGGGATGAAACGTcgggaaggggaagaggaggcAGAA encodes:
- the LOC136473044 gene encoding uncharacterized protein isoform X1, coding for MVHQLEKEVDALKQRLHDYNREQLSLRVASKALDEKSEETLRKLLCSNKGRLYSWDSRFCLLFPFPTFHPDPRCLFSRRRRPPPRPPFPSSLSLSLSPDLVACRPGQAPLDGRAARCRGHEATAQRAAGATASLGCGKRVRPDGGRPRAQHVPSGPPCGHRRICTLSEVPQGTAPVETKRLHKSA
- the LOC136473044 gene encoding uncharacterized protein isoform X3, with the translated sequence MAARLAAGATRPPRNELPARPRPWAAASACAPTVAVPGHSTSQAGLPVATGEFALSQKYHKELLRLKQNDYTKAHELLEHVYMDQQIPNTDASDSRSFCNLPVCAMAHTYFLLPYSGNKGLST
- the LOC136473044 gene encoding uncharacterized protein isoform X4; the protein is MVHQLEKEVDALKQRLHDYNREQLSLRVASKALDEKSEETLRKEFALSQKYHKELLRLKQNDYTKAHELLEHVYMDQQIPNTDASDSRSFCNLPVCAMAHTYFLLPYSGNKGLST
- the LOC136473044 gene encoding uncharacterized protein isoform X2, with amino-acid sequence MVHQLEKEVDALKQRLHDYNREQLSLRVASKALDEKSEETLRKLLCSNKGRLYSWDSRFCLLFPFPTFHPDPRCLFSRRRRPPPRPPFPSSLSLSLSPDLVACRPGQAPLDGRAARCRGHEATAQRAAGATASLGCGKRVRPDGGRPRAQHVPSGPPCGHRRRNLHSLRSTTRNCSG